The following proteins come from a genomic window of Lycium ferocissimum isolate CSIRO_LF1 chromosome 4, AGI_CSIRO_Lferr_CH_V1, whole genome shotgun sequence:
- the LOC132051796 gene encoding calmodulin-like protein 8 gives MGDILNNDQIVELQEAFSLFDRDGDGCITVEELATVIRSLDQNPTEEELQDMITEVDSDGNGTIEFTEFLNLMAKKMKDTDVEEELKEAFKVFDKDQNGYISATELRHVMINLGEKLTDEEVEQMIREADLDGDGQVNFDEFVKMMMNVG, from the exons ATGGGAGACATACTTAACAATGATCAAATTGTTGAGTTGCAAGAAGCCTTCAGTCTATTTGACAGAGATGGAGATG GTTGCATTACGGTAGAAGAATTGGCTACAGTCATAAGGTCATTGGATCAAAATCCAACAGAGGAAGAGCTTCAGGATATGATCACTGAAGTTGATTCTGATGGAAACGGAACGATTGAATTCACCGAATTCTTGAACCTTATGGCCAAGAAAATGAAG GACACTGATGTAGAGGAAGAACTTAAAGAAGCTTTCAAGGTGTTTGACAAAGATCAAAATGGTTACATATCTGCTACCGAG CTGAGGCATGTGATGATTAATCTTGGGGAGAAATTAACAGATGAAGAAGTTGAGCAGATGATTAGAGAAGCAGATTTGGATGGTGATGGTCAAGTCAACTTTGATGAATTTGTTAAAATGATGATGAACGTTGGATAG
- the LOC132051795 gene encoding protein LIKE EARLY STARVATION, chloroplastic, protein MATHFSRATTRASMPVPQEPKLEYPFSLSTRKLQNQWKNKSSSRIKVSSDNGNDSSYLDMWKKAVERERKTNEFQRIAENISADVDQVEESSEVLEKKSDEFKKILEVDPEERDRIQRMQVIDRAAAALAAAKALLKENPVSQEDDSSVKLDAHDENKQEGPGNVISIMPRSGTIMGTPGPSFWSWTPPSDSSFDDIQMKSDTSLSSDPPNPVIEIERSPDFLSIPFQSAMVDSKHSPPLPPLQSHLEVENLEDSSATSEIPHQEEERELGILFSTNAAEAAYALKQENEVSSEGIKPDGSRWWKETGTEKRPDGVVCKWTLMRGVSADKTVEWEDKYWEAADEFGHKELGSEKSGRDAAGNVWHEFWKESMWQSGGLVHMEKTADKWGRNIKGEEWQEKWWEHYGAGGQAEKWAHKWCSIDPNTPLDAGHAHVWHERWGEKYDGKGGSTKYTDKWAERFEGDGWAKWGDKWDENFDLNGHGVKQGETWWAGKYGDRWNRTWGEGHNGSGWVHKYGKSSNGEHWDTHINEETWYERYPHYGFYHCFENSVQLREVERPSEWP, encoded by the exons ATGGCCACTCATTTCTCACGCGCCACCACACGCGCCTCCATGCCAGTACCCCAAGAACCCAAACTGGAATACCCATTTTCCCTTTCAACTAGAAAACTTCAAAACCAATGGAAAAACAAGAGTAGTTCAAGAATCAAGGTTTCATCAGATAATGGAAATGACTCATCATATTTGGACATGTGGAAGAAAGCAGTTGAGCGTGAAAGAAAGACTAATGAGTTTCAAAGAATAGCTGAGAATATTTCTGCTGATGTTGATCAAGTGGAAGAAAGTAGTGAGGTGTTGGAAAAGAAAAGTGATGAATTCAAGAAGATTCTTGAAGTTGATCCTGAAGAAAGAGATAGAATTCAAAGAATGCAAGTTATTGATCGTGCTGCTGCTGCTCTTGCTGCTGCTAAGGCATTGCTTAAGGAGAATCCAGTGTCCCAAGAAGATGACAGTTCAGTTAAATTGGATGCTCATGATGAAAATAAACAAGAAG GACCAGGAAATGTCATTTCCATTATGCCTCGATCTGGAACAATTATGGGAACACCAGGTCCAAGCTTCTGGTCCTGGACACCTCCTTCAGACAGCTCTTTTGATGACATTCAGATGAAGTCAGACACGTCTCTGTCTTCGGACCCACCAAACCCTGTGATAGAGATAGAACGATCTCCAGATTTTCTATCTATCCCATTTCAGAGTGCTATGGTTGATAGCAAACATAGTCCTCCTCTTCCACCTCTGCAGTCACATTTAGAGGTTGAAAATTTGGAAGATTCCAGCGCAACATCTGAGATACCTCACCAGGAGGAGGAACGTGAGCTTGGCATTCTGTTCTCCACAAATGCAGCAGAAGCAGCTTATGCACTTAAGCAGGAAAACGAAGTATCATCTGAGGGAATCAAACCTGATGGATCAAGATGGTGGAAGGAGACGGGTACTGAAAAACGACCTGACGGGGTGGTCTGCAAGTGGACTCTAATGAGAGGCGTTAGTGCGGACAAAACTGTTGAATGGGAAGACAAGTATTGGGAAGCTGCTGATGAATTTGGTCATAAGGAACTCGGTTCTGAGAAGTCGGGACGCGATGCTGCTGGAAATGTGTGGCATGAGTTCTGGAAAGAATCAATGTGGCAG AGTGGTGGACTTGTCCATATGGAGAAAACTGCAGATAAGTGGGGAAGGAATATTAAAGGTGAGGAGTGGCAGGAGAAATGGTGGGAGCACTATGGTGCCGGTGGCCAAGCAGAGAAATGGGCCCATAAGTGGTGCAGCATTGATCCAAACACACCCCTTGATGCTGGTCATGCTCATGTTTGGCATGAAAG GTGGGGTGAGAAGTATGATGGAAAAGGCGGAAGCACAAAGTATACTGATAAATGGGCTGAGCGCTTTGAGGGAGATGGTTGGGCGAAGTGGGGTGATAAATGGGACGAGAACTTTGATCTAAATGGACATGGTGTCAAGCAAGGGGAGACATGGTGGGCAGGCAAATACGGAGACCGCTGGAATCGCACTTGGGGAGAGGGCCACAATGGTTCTGGATGGGTGCACAAGTATGGAAAGAGCAGCAACGGGGAGCACTGGGACACACACATAAACGAAGAAACATGGTATGAAAGATACCCTCATTATGGCTTCTACCATTGCTTTGAGAATTCAGTCCAACTCCGTGAAGTCGAGAGACCTTCTGAATGGCCATGA